Proteins from a genomic interval of Fimbriimonadia bacterium:
- a CDS encoding class I SAM-dependent methyltransferase, translated as MRATREKWLERQRRCWDFAASGCLELADWLEHHYKPITSTMLRLAPPPQGGRILDVACGTGGLTRVLAAHAAYVVGTDLAPEMVAAAERACEDLHNVAFEAIGAEDPVDTPRPFNAVYSRLGIMFCADVGLALQRIAEVVQPEGTLCIAVWGPASQNQWSEVPSRILIEHQGLNPPGPDDPSAFHMADPDAVRAALREAGWRTYAQEPVLVPGWEDGGPEQTWERLRATAGPIGALFERTPEDERPALRQRILSALAEVPSGGLTGLAWVHAARRS; from the coding sequence GTGAGAGCGACTCGTGAAAAATGGCTGGAGCGCCAGCGCCGCTGTTGGGACTTCGCCGCTTCCGGCTGCCTCGAACTCGCCGATTGGCTAGAACACCATTACAAGCCCATCACCTCTACCATGCTGCGTCTGGCTCCGCCACCCCAGGGCGGCCGCATTCTCGATGTCGCTTGTGGCACGGGCGGCCTGACCAGAGTACTCGCAGCACACGCAGCCTACGTCGTCGGCACGGACCTAGCGCCGGAAATGGTTGCCGCAGCAGAGCGAGCCTGTGAGGACCTACACAACGTCGCGTTCGAGGCCATCGGTGCGGAGGACCCCGTGGACACGCCCCGACCTTTCAACGCGGTCTACTCCAGGCTGGGCATCATGTTCTGCGCCGATGTCGGGCTGGCCTTGCAGCGAATCGCAGAAGTCGTGCAGCCCGAGGGGACGCTATGCATCGCAGTCTGGGGACCCGCTAGCCAGAACCAGTGGTCCGAGGTCCCTTCGCGAATCCTCATCGAGCATCAGGGTCTCAACCCACCCGGGCCAGACGACCCCAGCGCCTTCCACATGGCCGACCCGGACGCCGTTCGGGCTGCGCTCAGGGAGGCAGGTTGGCGCACCTATGCACAAGAGCCGGTGCTCGTCCCGGGTTGGGAAGACGGCGGTCCCGAACAGACCTGGGAGCGCCTTCGCGCCACGGCCGGACCCATCGGGGCGCTCTTCGAGCGCACACCGGAGGACGAGAGGCCTGCACTCCGGCAGCGGATTCTCAGTGCACTGGCCGAGGTTCCGTCGGGAGGCCTAACCGGACTCGCATGGGTTCATGCCGCACGGCGGTCCTAG
- a CDS encoding cysteine--tRNA ligase, with protein sequence MKIYNSLTRTKTEFVPRDPGKVTIYACGLTPQAPAHLGHMRGAVFFDAVRRWFIHRGYEVEFVQNFTDVDDKIINRAAEEGISAADVARKYGEKYLHDLEQLGVIPAKWVYVTENMDSIIEMVQRLIEKGYAYELDGDVYYSVEKFEQYGKLSGRKTDDMIAGARLAVDERKRDPKDFALWKAAKPGEPSWDSPWGPGRPGWHIECSALSIKYLGPGFDIHAGGADLKFPHHENEIAQSEAYLDGRPFARYWMHWGRVTLGGEKMSKSTGNVTALRDVVDRYSPGAIRLFLLGTSYTSELEFGYDRVDQAEAGVRRIQNAVRNAVRWLGDSKPEPSDAANSYIDRFSAAMDDDFNTAQALAPLFEAVSALNQLLSEAPSPSEDPDAARSVVSLLEAIRFMTGILGLPLDSGANAHSDELISGLIEKAIAWRARLRQQKQYELADMVREDLKQLGIVLEDSATGTTWKLES encoded by the coding sequence ATAAAGATCTACAACTCGCTGACCCGCACCAAGACCGAGTTCGTCCCGCGTGATCCAGGCAAGGTCACCATCTATGCCTGCGGCCTCACGCCACAGGCTCCCGCGCATCTGGGACACATGCGTGGCGCGGTCTTCTTCGATGCCGTTCGCCGCTGGTTCATCCACCGAGGGTATGAGGTTGAGTTCGTCCAGAACTTCACCGATGTGGACGACAAAATCATCAACCGTGCGGCGGAAGAAGGTATATCAGCCGCGGACGTCGCACGCAAGTACGGCGAGAAGTACCTCCACGACCTCGAACAGCTCGGCGTCATCCCGGCGAAGTGGGTGTATGTCACCGAGAACATGGATTCCATCATCGAGATGGTTCAGCGCCTTATCGAGAAGGGATACGCATACGAGCTCGACGGTGACGTGTATTACTCGGTGGAGAAGTTCGAGCAGTACGGAAAGCTGTCGGGGCGCAAGACGGACGACATGATCGCAGGCGCGCGCCTGGCCGTGGACGAGCGCAAACGTGACCCGAAGGACTTCGCTCTGTGGAAGGCAGCCAAGCCGGGTGAACCCAGTTGGGACAGCCCGTGGGGCCCCGGCCGACCGGGATGGCACATCGAGTGCTCCGCCCTAAGCATCAAGTATCTCGGCCCGGGCTTCGACATCCATGCGGGCGGCGCGGACCTGAAGTTCCCGCACCACGAGAACGAGATCGCGCAGTCGGAAGCCTATCTGGACGGTCGTCCCTTCGCACGCTACTGGATGCACTGGGGGCGGGTAACCCTCGGCGGCGAAAAGATGTCCAAGTCCACCGGCAACGTGACCGCGCTCCGCGACGTGGTGGACCGGTATTCGCCCGGCGCCATCCGCTTGTTCCTGCTCGGCACCTCGTACACCTCGGAACTCGAGTTTGGCTACGACCGCGTGGACCAGGCCGAGGCGGGCGTCCGCCGCATCCAGAACGCGGTTCGCAACGCAGTTAGGTGGCTCGGAGACAGCAAGCCGGAGCCGTCAGATGCCGCGAACTCCTATATCGATCGCTTCTCGGCCGCTATGGACGACGATTTCAACACGGCACAGGCGCTGGCACCGCTGTTCGAGGCAGTCAGCGCGCTAAACCAACTGCTCTCCGAAGCACCGAGCCCATCGGAGGACCCGGACGCGGCTAGATCAGTCGTGTCGCTGCTCGAGGCGATACGCTTCATGACCGGCATCCTCGGGTTGCCTCTCGACTCGGGTGCCAACGCGCACTCGGACGAGCTGATCAGTGGTCTGATTGAGAAAGCGATTGCATGGAGAGCAAGGCTACGACAGCAGAAGCAATACGAACTCGCCGATATGGTTCGTGAGGACCTGAAGCAACTGGGCATCGTTCTGGAGGACTCGGCTACTGGAACGACCTGGAAGCTGGAGTCGTAG
- a CDS encoding VanW family protein, protein MKRYLLWGLLCVACGAVGGAAGLALVAPRFPSSTVIADVPVGGLTRDQAETELLRHWESRLRESIRVSVPDVTTPTISVSPYEVGLRVDARASLDAATRRVKMFRVPANRPGKTISAEECLRWVVEDQPFADFVKKMSRYDRPRGKPRILYVDGAISVVHGDPGRAFDPEEALRRLEQAVYTRARIVEAPFAPPEPNERDKALASIRYELASKTTSFRAGQTSRSHNIKLAAEEINGVVLLPGEVFSYNTVVGKRSASRGFRIAPIFANGRHVPGIGGGVCQVSSTAYNAALLAGLKIRERHNHQMVVGYVPVGLDATVDFGNKDLKFENDTGGPIALVTEYKPGRLTVRVLGSKPPSGLTYKLVVTDKISSGYTTKTIPDPSLAPGQQKVVEKGGAGFRCAAWRYVYDGDKLVRKDFLGRSRYNPSTRIVHVGPRQAAPTTPVQVEPEKVTPEPVVSQAAEPSN, encoded by the coding sequence GTGAAGCGATATCTGCTGTGGGGTCTGTTGTGCGTGGCCTGTGGCGCCGTGGGCGGTGCTGCTGGGCTGGCCCTGGTGGCTCCGCGCTTCCCCAGCAGCACCGTCATAGCGGACGTTCCGGTGGGTGGCCTGACCCGCGACCAAGCCGAGACCGAACTCCTTCGCCACTGGGAGTCCAGGCTTCGTGAGAGCATACGAGTGTCGGTGCCGGACGTCACAACGCCGACTATCTCCGTTTCTCCATACGAGGTTGGCCTTCGAGTCGACGCAAGAGCCTCCCTGGACGCAGCGACCCGGCGAGTGAAGATGTTCCGGGTACCGGCCAACCGGCCTGGCAAGACCATCTCTGCCGAGGAGTGTTTGCGCTGGGTGGTCGAGGACCAGCCGTTTGCCGATTTCGTCAAGAAAATGTCGCGCTATGACCGCCCGCGCGGCAAACCGCGCATCCTGTACGTGGATGGCGCCATTTCGGTCGTGCACGGCGACCCGGGCCGCGCATTCGACCCAGAGGAAGCGCTAAGGCGGCTCGAACAGGCTGTCTACACGCGTGCGCGTATCGTCGAGGCACCGTTCGCGCCGCCCGAACCGAATGAACGGGACAAGGCGCTTGCTTCCATCCGCTACGAACTGGCAAGCAAGACCACGAGCTTTCGCGCAGGACAGACCTCCCGGAGCCACAACATCAAGCTGGCGGCAGAGGAGATCAACGGCGTGGTGCTTCTGCCGGGAGAAGTTTTCTCGTACAACACCGTCGTTGGCAAGCGCTCTGCCTCACGAGGCTTCCGGATTGCCCCCATCTTTGCCAACGGGCGCCATGTGCCGGGGATCGGCGGGGGCGTATGTCAGGTGTCTTCAACCGCCTACAATGCGGCGCTGCTTGCCGGCCTGAAGATTCGAGAGCGCCACAACCACCAGATGGTCGTCGGCTATGTCCCCGTCGGACTCGATGCGACCGTCGACTTCGGGAACAAAGACCTGAAGTTCGAGAACGATACCGGCGGGCCCATCGCACTCGTAACCGAGTACAAGCCAGGACGGCTCACGGTGCGCGTGCTGGGCTCGAAGCCACCGAGCGGACTTACCTACAAGCTGGTGGTGACCGACAAGATATCCTCTGGCTACACGACCAAGACGATCCCCGATCCGTCGCTCGCTCCAGGCCAGCAGAAGGTCGTAGAGAAGGGCGGCGCAGGATTCCGCTGCGCGGCATGGCGCTACGTCTACGATGGGGACAAGCTGGTGCGAAAGGACTTTCTCGGGCGCAGCCGGTACAACCCCTCGACTCGGATCGTGCACGTCGGCCCCCGCCAAGCGGCTCCCACGACGCCGGTGCAGGTTGAACCGGAGAAGGTCACCCCCGAGCCCGTCGTGTCCCAGGCAGCGGAGCCCAGCAACTAG
- a CDS encoding alpha-L-fucosidase, translating to MNLACMALVAALVAQAPLSETREQFDKRMAWWREARFGMFIHWGLYAVPAGVWNGEQVPGAGEWIMYTKRIPREEYEPLLTQFNPVKYDPDTWVRLAKEAGMKYIVITSKHHDGFCLWDSKHTEYDVMSTPYGRDLLKPLAEACRRHGVRLCFYHSIMDWHHPDANKDRWQEYVAVMKAQLRELIENYGPLGVLWFDGEWVAEWTPEQGAELYAELRRLQPDLIINNRIGKSRMMPGAGGVGDFDTPEQYIPGTGLPFDWESCMTMNDTWGFKLHDHNWKSTETLIRMLADTASKGGNFLLNVGPTAEGLIPEPSVERLRAMGAWLRRNGEAIYGTGPSPFRSLPWGRCTTKPGKLYLHVFDWPSSGRLTVPGLKTPVARARLLANGVPIPVTAHTSGVDLLLPSAAPDPVNSVIVLELAGRVVVEAVPILQRPSGVVTLRAAEAEILGESARYEKGDGKDNIGFWTSQKDRVQWLFELRRPGRYTVEVVYACEDGSAGSEYEVRVGEATVRGRVGGTGGWAAFRTVTLGAIDLRTPGTMTLEVRPLSKPGNAVMNLQLVRLSPAD from the coding sequence ATGAACCTCGCGTGTATGGCGCTCGTTGCGGCGCTAGTAGCTCAGGCTCCGCTCTCGGAAACCCGAGAGCAATTCGACAAGCGGATGGCTTGGTGGCGAGAAGCGCGCTTCGGCATGTTCATCCACTGGGGCCTGTACGCCGTGCCTGCCGGCGTGTGGAACGGTGAACAGGTTCCTGGCGCGGGTGAGTGGATCATGTACACGAAGCGCATCCCGCGCGAGGAGTACGAGCCCTTGCTGACCCAGTTCAACCCGGTCAAGTACGACCCCGACACATGGGTTCGGCTGGCCAAAGAAGCAGGCATGAAGTACATCGTCATCACCTCCAAGCACCACGACGGCTTCTGTCTTTGGGACAGCAAGCACACCGAGTACGACGTGATGTCCACGCCCTACGGCCGCGATCTGCTGAAGCCGCTGGCCGAGGCGTGTCGAAGACACGGAGTTCGCCTCTGTTTCTACCACTCCATCATGGACTGGCACCACCCGGATGCCAACAAGGATCGGTGGCAGGAGTATGTGGCCGTTATGAAAGCTCAGCTTCGCGAGCTTATCGAGAACTACGGACCGCTCGGCGTGCTGTGGTTCGATGGCGAGTGGGTTGCCGAGTGGACGCCGGAGCAGGGCGCCGAGCTCTACGCCGAGCTTCGCCGCCTGCAGCCGGACCTGATCATCAACAACCGCATCGGAAAGAGCCGGATGATGCCGGGTGCCGGTGGCGTGGGGGATTTCGACACGCCGGAGCAATACATCCCCGGCACGGGCCTTCCCTTCGACTGGGAGTCGTGCATGACGATGAACGACACCTGGGGCTTCAAGCTGCACGATCACAACTGGAAGTCCACCGAGACGCTCATCCGCATGTTGGCGGACACTGCTTCCAAGGGTGGGAACTTCCTGCTGAACGTGGGCCCCACTGCCGAAGGCCTAATCCCCGAGCCGAGCGTGGAGAGGCTGCGTGCCATGGGCGCGTGGTTGCGGCGGAACGGCGAGGCCATATACGGCACTGGCCCTAGCCCCTTCCGCTCGCTGCCTTGGGGCCGCTGCACCACGAAGCCCGGGAAACTGTATCTGCACGTTTTCGACTGGCCGTCCAGCGGCCGCCTGACGGTTCCCGGGTTGAAGACACCGGTGGCCCGGGCGAGGTTGCTCGCGAACGGCGTGCCCATACCAGTGACGGCCCACACTAGCGGGGTTGATCTCCTCCTGCCGTCCGCCGCGCCGGACCCGGTGAACAGCGTGATCGTGTTGGAACTGGCAGGGCGGGTGGTCGTAGAAGCCGTGCCGATCCTGCAGAGGCCGAGCGGAGTAGTGACTCTGCGAGCTGCGGAAGCAGAGATCCTCGGTGAAAGCGCACGATACGAGAAAGGCGATGGCAAGGACAACATCGGCTTCTGGACATCGCAGAAGGATAGGGTGCAGTGGCTGTTCGAGCTTCGGCGTCCGGGCCGCTATACGGTGGAGGTAGTGTATGCGTGCGAAGACGGCTCGGCAGGTTCCGAGTACGAGGTGCGCGTGGGCGAAGCGACGGTGCGCGGTCGAGTGGGCGGCACCGGCGGTTGGGCGGCGTTTCGGACGGTCACGCTGGGCGCAATCGATCTCCGGACGCCGGGCACGATGACGCTGGAGGTCCGCCCGCTGAGCAAGCCGGGGAACGCGGTGATGAACCTTCAGCTCGTCAGGTTGTCACCCGCAGACTGA